A stretch of the Anaerolineae bacterium genome encodes the following:
- a CDS encoding nucleotidyltransferase family protein, which translates to MIRALQDEMPCLRERFGVVRLALYGSFARGEQTEESDVDILVELSRPLGLEFVQLACYLEEKLGRRVDLATFDSLHRTSRKPYRQLVAESILEDLLDVETAAR; encoded by the coding sequence ATGATCCGGGCCCTTCAGGACGAGATGCCGTGCCTGCGGGAACGGTTCGGAGTCGTGCGGCTGGCGCTGTATGGCTCCTTTGCCCGAGGAGAGCAGACCGAGGAGAGCGACGTGGATATCCTCGTGGAGCTATCCCGGCCGCTCGGGCTGGAGTTCGTGCAGCTGGCCTGCTACCTGGAAGAGAAGCTAGGGCGCCGCGTGGACTTAGCCACCTTCGACTCCCTGCACCGCACCAGCCGCAAGCCCTATCGCCAACTCGTGGCTGAAAGCATTCTGGAGGACCTGCTTGATGTCGAGACTGCGGCGAGATAG